From one Streptomyces sp. R41 genomic stretch:
- a CDS encoding ABC transporter permease encodes MNASIRISVSSLRAHKRRFAGTFLAVLLGVAFLAGTLVMGDTLRASFDTMFGNATKGTDAVVRSADTITTPGESQGVRRPVDTDLVKTIEQTPSVAAAAPDIQGAGQLVGANGKPIGGQGPPTLAGNWIEDPQLNAYQLAEGRVPSKSGEVIVNRGAAKKGDLKIGDTTTLRTPDPVKVTIVGLATFGGEDGMAQVTFTGMTQADAEKYLTAKPGEAASIRVRAGPGVGEQQLVSALTPVLPKGVEAITGQESAQENTDMISSQFLTIFTTFLLVFSGIALLVATFSIHNTFAIVVAQRTRENALLRALGASRRQVTASTLVEASVVAVTASAAGLAGGIGIAAGLQALFPAIGFPFPEGNLVISGLSMLLPLAVGIVVCLGSALLPAVRAGRTAPLAALRETAVDQSGASRGRAIVGCGLTALAVGITLTGVLANPSLWLAGLGAVLALAAFVVLGPVASSTAVRVLGGPLDKLRGVTGGLARRNALRSPKRTAATASALMIGVAVVSLFTVFGASLKATMDQTVSRSFAGDVAVSTPSFGAGGSGLSPKLAPAIARQPSVENAVGLGRGVAEVDGKGRALTVTDPVTLGKVFDLGEVHGSLDDLGTNGIAITKKEADKQHLKTGDTAQLTFTDGKKESFTVRAVYGQSELAGDYVITRAAWAPHRTQDSDTLVAVSFKDGVSTADGKTAVRKVAEQYGNPEVQTRDEYAQSSAGGIDMMLTLVYALLALAVLIALLGIANTLTLAIHERTRELGLLRAVGQTRAQLRAMVRWESVLVAAFGTAGGLALGAFLGWVLVKASDGASDSAFAFAVPPVQLVVVALVGLAAGGLAGLRPARRAARLDVLRAIATE; translated from the coding sequence ATGAACGCCTCGATTCGCATCAGCGTCTCCTCCCTGCGCGCCCACAAACGACGCTTCGCCGGTACGTTCCTGGCGGTGCTCCTCGGCGTCGCCTTCCTGGCCGGAACGCTGGTCATGGGCGACACGCTGCGCGCCAGCTTCGACACGATGTTCGGCAACGCGACGAAGGGCACCGACGCCGTCGTCCGCAGCGCCGACACCATCACCACGCCCGGCGAGAGCCAGGGCGTGCGCCGGCCCGTCGACACCGACCTGGTGAAGACGATCGAGCAGACCCCCTCAGTCGCGGCCGCCGCGCCCGACATCCAGGGCGCGGGCCAGCTCGTCGGCGCCAACGGCAAGCCCATCGGCGGCCAGGGCCCTCCCACCCTCGCGGGCAACTGGATCGAGGATCCCCAGCTCAACGCGTATCAACTCGCCGAAGGCCGCGTCCCGTCGAAGTCCGGCGAGGTCATCGTCAATCGGGGCGCCGCCAAGAAGGGCGACCTGAAGATCGGCGACACGACGACCCTGCGCACACCCGATCCCGTCAAGGTGACCATCGTGGGCCTCGCGACCTTCGGCGGCGAGGACGGCATGGCACAGGTGACGTTCACCGGAATGACCCAGGCCGACGCCGAGAAGTACCTCACCGCGAAGCCCGGCGAGGCCGCGAGCATCCGCGTGCGGGCCGGCCCCGGTGTCGGTGAGCAGCAGCTCGTCTCCGCTCTGACTCCCGTCCTGCCCAAGGGAGTCGAGGCCATCACTGGCCAGGAGTCGGCCCAGGAGAACACCGACATGATCTCCAGCCAGTTCCTGACCATCTTCACGACCTTCCTGCTCGTGTTCTCCGGAATCGCGCTGTTGGTCGCGACCTTCTCCATCCACAACACCTTCGCGATCGTCGTGGCCCAACGCACCCGAGAGAACGCCCTGTTGCGCGCCCTCGGCGCCTCCCGCCGTCAGGTCACCGCCTCGACCCTCGTCGAGGCGAGCGTGGTCGCCGTGACCGCCTCGGCCGCGGGGCTCGCGGGCGGCATCGGCATCGCGGCCGGCCTGCAGGCGCTCTTCCCAGCCATCGGATTCCCGTTCCCCGAGGGCAACTTGGTGATCAGCGGCCTGTCCATGCTGCTGCCGCTCGCGGTCGGCATCGTGGTCTGCCTCGGCTCCGCGCTGCTGCCCGCCGTACGTGCCGGACGCACCGCACCGCTGGCCGCGCTGCGCGAGACGGCCGTCGACCAGTCCGGGGCCTCGCGCGGGCGTGCGATCGTCGGTTGCGGCCTGACCGCACTGGCGGTCGGCATCACCCTGACCGGCGTACTGGCGAATCCGTCCCTGTGGCTCGCCGGGCTCGGCGCCGTGCTCGCCCTCGCCGCCTTCGTGGTCCTCGGCCCCGTCGCCTCCTCGACAGCCGTACGCGTCCTCGGCGGCCCTCTCGACAAGCTGCGCGGTGTCACGGGCGGGCTCGCCCGGCGCAACGCGCTGCGCAGCCCGAAGCGGACCGCCGCCACCGCGAGCGCCCTGATGATCGGCGTCGCCGTCGTCTCCCTGTTCACGGTCTTCGGCGCCTCGCTCAAGGCCACCATGGACCAGACGGTGTCCCGGTCCTTCGCGGGCGACGTCGCCGTCAGCACCCCCTCGTTCGGCGCGGGCGGCAGCGGGCTCAGCCCGAAGCTGGCCCCCGCGATCGCGCGGCAGCCGTCCGTCGAGAACGCCGTGGGCCTGGGCCGCGGTGTCGCCGAAGTCGACGGCAAGGGACGCGCGTTGACCGTCACCGACCCGGTGACCCTCGGCAAGGTCTTCGACCTCGGCGAGGTACACGGCTCGCTGGACGACCTTGGCACCAACGGCATCGCCATCACCAAGAAGGAGGCCGACAAACAGCACCTCAAGACCGGCGACACGGCTCAACTCACCTTCACCGACGGCAAGAAGGAGAGCTTCACGGTCCGCGCGGTCTACGGTCAGTCGGAACTCGCGGGCGACTACGTCATCACCCGAGCCGCCTGGGCCCCGCACCGCACCCAGGACTCCGACACGCTCGTCGCCGTCTCCTTCAAGGACGGTGTGAGCACCGCCGACGGCAAGACCGCGGTGCGGAAGGTCGCCGAACAGTACGGCAACCCCGAGGTGCAGACCCGCGACGAATACGCGCAGTCCTCGGCCGGCGGCATCGACATGATGCTGACCCTGGTCTACGCGCTGCTCGCCCTCGCGGTCCTCATCGCCCTGCTCGGCATCGCCAACACGCTCACGCTCGCGATCCACGAGCGCACCCGTGAGCTCGGTCTGCTCCGGGCCGTCGGACAGACCCGGGCGCAGCTGCGCGCCATGGTCCGCTGGGAGTCGGTCCTCGTGGCCGCCTTCGGCACGGCGGGCGGCCTCGCCCTGGGCGCCTTCCTCGGCTGGGTGCTCGTCAAGGCCTCCGACGGCGCGTCGGACAGCGCCTTCGCCTTCGCGGTGCCGCCCGTGCAGCTGGTCGTGGTGGCGCTGGTGGGCCTCGCGGCCGGGGGCCTCGCGGGCCTGCGCCCGGCCCGGCGGGCGGCGCGCCTGGACGTGCTGCGCGCCATCGCCACCGAGTGA
- a CDS encoding ABC transporter ATP-binding protein: protein MTTVITTRHAAGVTDAVKVYGSGDTAVRALDGVSVGFPAGRFTAIMGPSGSGKSTLMHCAAGLDTLTSGAAFIGDTELGTLDDRRLTLLRRDRIGFVFQAFNLVPTLTVAENITLPMDLAGSEGSRDWIDALVDVVGLRDRLHHRPSELSGGQQQRVAVARAFAGQPDVVFADEPTGNLDSRSGEEVLNLLGRAVRQMDRTVVMVTHDPVAAAHADEVVFLADGRLVDRMESPTADKVLDRMKAFDGKGGPS, encoded by the coding sequence ATGACCACCGTGATCACGACGCGTCATGCCGCGGGTGTCACCGACGCCGTCAAGGTGTACGGCAGCGGAGACACCGCCGTGAGGGCCCTGGACGGGGTGAGCGTCGGCTTTCCGGCCGGTCGCTTCACCGCGATCATGGGGCCCTCGGGCTCCGGCAAGTCCACCCTGATGCATTGCGCGGCGGGCCTCGACACGCTCACCTCCGGAGCCGCGTTCATCGGCGACACCGAACTGGGCACGCTCGACGACCGTCGACTGACGCTGCTGCGCCGCGACCGCATCGGCTTCGTCTTCCAGGCGTTCAACCTGGTCCCGACGCTGACCGTCGCGGAGAACATCACCCTGCCGATGGACCTCGCCGGATCCGAGGGCTCACGCGACTGGATCGACGCCCTCGTCGACGTCGTCGGCCTGCGCGACCGGCTCCACCACCGTCCCAGCGAGCTCTCGGGTGGACAGCAGCAACGCGTCGCCGTGGCACGGGCGTTCGCCGGGCAGCCCGACGTCGTCTTCGCCGACGAACCCACCGGCAACCTCGACTCCCGCTCCGGCGAGGAGGTCCTGAACCTCCTCGGCAGGGCGGTGCGCCAGATGGACCGTACGGTCGTCATGGTCACCCACGACCCGGTGGCTGCCGCGCACGCCGACGAGGTCGTCTTCCTCGCCGACGGACGCCTTGTCGACCGGATGGAATCCCCGACGGCCGACAAGGTCCTCGACCGGATGAAGGCCTTCGACGGAAAGGGAGGGCCGTCATGA
- a CDS encoding SHOCT domain-containing protein: MQTLANWDGGPGPWILFFPLIWAVVVIGVVTVLRRTGRRGRLGPWRAMGGFGPGGDTRPAGDSPIAVLGRRFASGEIDEDEYWRRLSVLDEQFGRTGKGGAA; the protein is encoded by the coding sequence ATGCAGACCCTGGCGAACTGGGACGGCGGGCCCGGCCCGTGGATCCTCTTCTTCCCGCTGATCTGGGCCGTCGTCGTGATCGGCGTCGTGACCGTCCTGCGCCGCACCGGCCGGCGTGGTCGTCTCGGTCCGTGGCGCGCGATGGGCGGCTTCGGCCCCGGCGGCGACACCCGCCCGGCGGGTGACTCGCCGATCGCGGTGCTCGGCCGCCGCTTCGCCTCCGGAGAGATCGACGAGGACGAGTACTGGCGCCGGCTCTCCGTCCTGGACGAGCAGTTCGGGCGTACGGGCAAGGGGGGAGCGGCATGA
- a CDS encoding TetR/AcrR family transcriptional regulator has translation MSTPDRLIESTRELLWERGYVGTSPKAIQQHAGAGQGSMYHHFKGKPDLALAAIRRTAEELRATAEGVLSAPGSPYARIEAYLRRERDVLRGCPVGRLTMDPEVIASDELRAPVDETLDWLRERLAGIVEEGKEQGQFAPTLDAEEIAATILATVQGGYVLARASGSPAAFDTGVRGLLALLTPLR, from the coding sequence ATGAGCACTCCGGACCGGCTGATCGAGTCCACCCGCGAGCTGTTGTGGGAGCGCGGTTACGTGGGCACCAGCCCCAAGGCGATCCAGCAGCACGCCGGTGCGGGCCAGGGCAGCATGTACCACCACTTCAAGGGCAAGCCCGATCTGGCCCTCGCCGCGATCCGCCGCACCGCCGAGGAGCTGCGCGCTACCGCCGAGGGCGTACTGAGCGCGCCCGGATCGCCGTACGCGCGCATCGAGGCGTATCTGCGCCGCGAGCGCGACGTCCTGCGCGGCTGCCCTGTCGGGCGGCTGACGATGGACCCGGAGGTCATCGCGAGCGACGAGCTGCGCGCGCCCGTCGACGAGACGCTCGACTGGCTGCGCGAGCGCCTCGCCGGAATCGTCGAAGAGGGCAAGGAACAGGGTCAGTTCGCGCCCACGCTCGACGCGGAGGAGATCGCCGCGACGATCCTCGCGACCGTCCAGGGCGGTTATGTACTGGCCCGCGCGTCCGGCTCACCCGCCGCCTTCGACACGGGAGTTCGCGGACTGCTCGCCCTTCTCACGCCTCTCCGATAA
- a CDS encoding DUF4865 family protein has product MHAMQYELTFPADYDMDIIRGRVSRIGHLLDDWEGLGFKTYLMRERGVDGSPVNQYAPFYLWNTSEGMNSFLWGGAFQGLVNDFGRPVVQHWTGLAYEEGGAAGSPAKVAVRRRQPVPDGMELSEVMEEAVREAGRLAALDGAVCAAAAVDPRHWELVHFSLWDHDSPKASGEVFRVLHMSAPERDRLPRGRQW; this is encoded by the coding sequence ATGCACGCCATGCAGTACGAGCTCACCTTCCCCGCCGACTACGACATGGACATCATCCGCGGGCGTGTCTCCCGTATCGGGCACCTGCTCGACGACTGGGAGGGGCTCGGATTCAAGACATATCTCATGCGTGAGCGCGGGGTGGACGGTTCGCCGGTCAACCAGTACGCGCCGTTCTACCTGTGGAACACGTCGGAGGGCATGAACTCCTTCCTCTGGGGCGGCGCGTTCCAGGGGCTCGTCAACGACTTCGGGCGACCCGTGGTGCAGCACTGGACCGGTCTCGCCTACGAGGAGGGCGGCGCCGCCGGCTCGCCCGCCAAGGTCGCGGTACGGCGGCGGCAGCCCGTTCCCGATGGAATGGAGCTGTCCGAGGTGATGGAGGAGGCCGTGCGCGAGGCCGGGCGGCTGGCCGCGCTGGACGGCGCGGTCTGCGCGGCCGCAGCCGTCGATCCGCGGCACTGGGAGCTGGTGCACTTCTCGCTCTGGGACCACGACTCTCCCAAGGCTTCGGGCGAGGTCTTCCGGGTGCTGCACATGTCGGCGCCGGAACGCGACCGGCTGCCGCGGGGCCGGCAGTGGTGA
- a CDS encoding tautomerase family protein gives MPFVRIDALGTDRDRLDALGRAVHDALVETIGIPPDDRFQVLVGHDGFSSTLRYDDYLGVRRDDGIVYVAITLRSGRTPAQKRELYRRIAELAHAYAGTEPRNVFVTLTENESIDWSLGDGVAQYALTSDAADPSSAVTRN, from the coding sequence ATGCCCTTTGTCCGCATAGACGCGCTGGGGACCGATCGTGACCGGCTCGACGCGCTCGGCCGCGCCGTGCACGACGCCCTGGTGGAAACCATCGGCATCCCACCCGACGACCGGTTCCAGGTCCTGGTCGGCCACGACGGCTTCAGCAGCACGCTGCGTTACGACGACTATCTCGGCGTGCGCCGCGACGACGGCATCGTGTACGTCGCGATCACGCTGCGCTCCGGCCGCACGCCCGCGCAGAAGCGGGAGCTCTACCGGCGTATCGCCGAACTCGCCCACGCCTACGCCGGGACGGAGCCGCGCAACGTGTTCGTCACCCTGACCGAGAACGAGTCGATCGACTGGTCACTCGGCGACGGGGTGGCGCAGTACGCCCTGACCTCCGATGCAGCCGATCCGTCGTCGGCGGTTACCCGGAACTAA
- a CDS encoding ROK family protein, translating into MNGKAGPRAAGEGNTRTRLDRGRGALGPALELVHTGRAPTRAVLTAELGVTRATAGAVAAELEALGLIRVDARPGAAAGSQGRPSHRLEVAEDGPVALAAQVHADGFRAALVGLGGRIVATAPGCETVDADPAKVLGSVVEAGAELLRETGRRCVGAGLAVPSAVAEPEGLALNPLHLAWPAGAPVRQIFAERVRAAGIQGPAFAANDVNLAALAEHRHGAGRGSRDLLCVATGHRGVGGALVLDGRLHTGSSGLALEVGHLTVNPEGRPCYCGSRGCLDVEADPLAFLTAAGRDPGPEVSLLQQANDLIRGQYADPGVRMATEALIDRLGLGLAGLVNILNPDRIILGGLHRTLLDADPDRLRAVVADRSLWGQSGGVPILACTLDHNSLVGAAELAWQPVLDDPPAALAEV; encoded by the coding sequence ATGAACGGCAAGGCGGGCCCCCGGGCGGCGGGGGAAGGGAACACGCGGACGCGGCTGGACCGGGGGCGCGGAGCGCTCGGGCCGGCGCTGGAGCTCGTGCACACCGGGCGTGCTCCGACGCGTGCCGTGCTCACCGCCGAGCTGGGGGTCACCCGGGCGACGGCGGGCGCGGTGGCCGCGGAGCTGGAGGCGCTGGGGCTGATCCGGGTCGACGCGCGGCCCGGGGCGGCGGCCGGTTCGCAGGGGCGACCCTCGCACCGCCTCGAGGTCGCCGAGGACGGGCCCGTCGCGCTGGCCGCGCAGGTGCACGCCGACGGGTTCCGTGCCGCACTGGTCGGCCTCGGCGGCCGGATCGTCGCGACGGCGCCCGGTTGCGAGACCGTCGACGCCGATCCTGCGAAGGTGCTCGGCTCGGTCGTCGAGGCGGGCGCCGAGCTGCTCCGCGAGACCGGGCGGCGCTGCGTGGGCGCCGGACTCGCCGTGCCGTCCGCCGTCGCCGAACCCGAGGGGCTCGCCCTCAACCCGTTGCACCTGGCCTGGCCCGCGGGCGCCCCCGTGCGGCAGATCTTCGCCGAGCGGGTGCGCGCGGCCGGCATCCAGGGACCCGCGTTCGCGGCCAACGACGTGAATCTCGCCGCCCTCGCCGAGCACCGCCATGGCGCGGGCCGCGGCTCCCGTGACCTGCTGTGCGTGGCCACGGGGCACCGGGGCGTCGGTGGCGCGCTCGTGCTCGACGGGCGTCTGCACACGGGCAGTTCGGGGCTCGCCCTCGAAGTCGGCCACCTCACCGTCAACCCCGAGGGCCGCCCCTGCTACTGCGGCAGCCGCGGCTGTCTCGACGTCGAGGCCGACCCGCTGGCCTTCCTCACCGCGGCGGGCCGCGACCCCGGCCCCGAGGTGTCGCTGCTCCAGCAGGCCAACGACCTGATCCGCGGCCAGTACGCCGACCCGGGCGTCCGCATGGCCACCGAGGCGCTGATCGACCGGCTCGGCCTCGGACTCGCCGGTCTCGTCAACATCCTCAACCCGGACCGGATCATCCTCGGCGGGCTGCACCGCACCCTGCTCGACGCCGACCCGGACCGGCTGCGCGCCGTCGTCGCCGACCGCAGCCTGTGGGGGCAGAGCGGCGGCGTACCGATCCTCGCCTGCACGCTGGACCACAACAGCCTCGTGGGGGCGGCCGAGTTGGCATGGCAGCCCGTGCTCGACGACCCGCCGGCGGCGCTGGCCGAGGTATGA
- a CDS encoding alpha-ketoglutarate-dependent dioxygenase AlkB, translating into MDAELFPRSRTEIAPDEVHVPDWLDADSQRELLEACRAWARPPAGLRTVRTPGGGTMTSRQVCLGWHWYPYRYARTVADGAPVKPFPRWLDELGRRAVTDALGARAATAAYDIALINFYDADARMGMHRDSDEKSDAPVVSLSLGDTCVFRFGNTETRTRPYTDVELRSGDLFVFGGASRLAYHGVPRVYAGTAPPELGLTGRLNVTLRVSGFQGPCGESGAGPPDMPPDERIMGDSPS; encoded by the coding sequence ATGGACGCCGAGCTGTTCCCCCGGAGCCGGACGGAGATCGCGCCCGACGAGGTGCACGTCCCGGACTGGCTGGACGCGGACAGCCAGCGGGAGCTCCTGGAGGCCTGCCGCGCCTGGGCCCGCCCACCGGCCGGCCTTCGCACGGTGCGCACCCCCGGTGGTGGCACGATGACCTCCCGGCAGGTCTGCCTGGGCTGGCACTGGTACCCGTACCGGTACGCACGTACGGTCGCCGACGGCGCCCCCGTGAAACCCTTCCCGCGATGGCTCGACGAGCTCGGCCGACGCGCGGTCACGGACGCCCTCGGAGCCCGTGCGGCGACCGCCGCGTACGACATCGCACTGATCAACTTCTACGACGCCGACGCCCGCATGGGCATGCACCGCGACAGCGACGAGAAGTCGGACGCGCCGGTGGTGTCGCTGAGCCTCGGCGACACCTGCGTCTTCCGGTTCGGGAACACGGAGACCCGCACACGGCCGTACACGGATGTCGAGCTGCGCAGCGGCGATCTCTTCGTGTTCGGCGGGGCGTCGCGGCTCGCCTATCACGGGGTGCCGCGGGTGTACGCGGGAACGGCGCCGCCGGAGTTGGGGCTCACCGGCCGACTCAACGTCACTCTGCGGGTGAGCGGCTTCCAGGGTCCGTGCGGTGAATCAGGCGCTGGGCCACCGGACATGCCACCGGACGAGCGGATCATGGGAGACTCCCCCTCATGA
- a CDS encoding methyltransferase, with amino-acid sequence MNDRMSTPWGEYTLARFPEDPREQLRAWDAADTYLLRHLAESGTPLTGSVVIVGDRWGALATALAAHRPTQITDSFLAHEATRANLARAGAEEAAVQLLTTQDTPPERIDVLLVRVPKSLALLEDQLHRVAPGVHEGTVVVGTGMVKEIHTSTLKLFERILGPTRTSLAEKKARLIFCTPYPGIARDTNPWPYSYELPDGIGPVSGRTVVNHAGVFCADRLDIGTRFFLQHLPRSRGAERVVDLGCGNGVVGTAIALANPEAEVLFVDESYQAVASAEATYRANADGSAEFRVDDGLAGVPAASVDLVLNNPPFHSHQATTDTTAWRMFSGARHALRPGGELWVIGNRHLGYHLKLRRLFGNSELVAGDAKFVILRAVKK; translated from the coding sequence ATGAACGACCGGATGAGCACACCCTGGGGCGAGTACACACTCGCCCGCTTCCCCGAGGACCCGCGCGAGCAGCTGCGTGCCTGGGACGCCGCCGACACGTATCTGCTGCGGCACCTCGCGGAGAGCGGGACCCCCCTGACCGGATCGGTCGTGATCGTCGGCGACCGCTGGGGCGCGCTCGCCACGGCGCTGGCGGCGCACCGGCCGACGCAGATCACCGACTCCTTCCTCGCACACGAGGCGACTCGGGCGAACCTGGCGCGGGCCGGTGCCGAGGAAGCCGCCGTACAGCTCCTCACCACGCAGGACACCCCTCCGGAGCGCATCGACGTGCTGCTCGTCCGGGTGCCGAAGAGCCTCGCCCTGCTGGAGGACCAGCTGCACCGGGTGGCGCCCGGTGTGCACGAGGGGACGGTCGTCGTCGGCACCGGAATGGTCAAGGAGATCCACACCTCGACGCTGAAGCTCTTCGAGCGGATCCTCGGCCCGACCCGCACCTCGCTGGCCGAGAAGAAGGCCCGGCTCATCTTCTGCACCCCGTACCCGGGCATCGCGCGGGACACCAACCCGTGGCCGTACAGCTACGAGCTCCCCGACGGCATCGGTCCGGTCTCCGGGCGCACGGTGGTCAATCACGCGGGCGTCTTCTGCGCCGACCGTCTCGACATCGGCACCCGATTCTTCCTCCAGCACCTTCCGCGCAGCCGCGGTGCCGAGCGGGTCGTGGACCTGGGCTGCGGAAACGGGGTCGTCGGTACGGCGATCGCGCTGGCCAATCCCGAGGCCGAGGTGTTGTTCGTCGACGAGTCCTACCAGGCCGTGGCCTCGGCCGAGGCGACCTACCGGGCGAATGCCGACGGGAGCGCGGAGTTCCGCGTCGATGACGGGCTGGCGGGTGTACCCGCCGCAAGCGTCGACCTCGTGCTCAACAATCCGCCGTTCCACTCGCATCAGGCGACGACGGACACGACGGCCTGGCGGATGTTCTCGGGGGCACGGCACGCGCTGCGGCCGGGCGGCGAGCTGTGGGTGATCGGCAATCGTCACCTCGGCTACCACCTGAAGCTGCGCCGCCTCTTCGGCAACAGTGAACTCGTCGCCGGCGACGCGAAGTTCGTGATCCTCAGGGCCGTCAAGAAGTAG
- a CDS encoding helix-turn-helix domain-containing protein, with protein sequence MRETELHLGEPPAVVNIGVGVHGVASPTDVFRLPELWQLHLYQYDAELTVDGTAHLIRPGRVSLVPPGTTVRYRYQGRSEHLYAHLRIAPVGPPRTVPVMQDAGPELPTFFDLLLHAIAAAPGAPERTRAEIWTALWRIAHLTPPAVTGPGPHPAVSTAIAHIEAHLADPLAIPEIARAAGVSHNHLTRLFRTETGTTVVAYIRRRRLERAHHLLRASTLSIPAVAASVGIPDLQAFNKACRRELGASPRVLRGATS encoded by the coding sequence ATGCGGGAGACCGAGCTGCACCTGGGCGAGCCACCCGCCGTCGTCAACATCGGCGTCGGCGTGCACGGCGTCGCGAGCCCCACGGACGTCTTCCGGCTGCCGGAGCTGTGGCAGCTGCACCTCTACCAGTACGACGCCGAGCTGACCGTCGACGGTACGGCGCACCTCATCCGCCCCGGCCGGGTGAGCCTCGTACCGCCCGGCACCACGGTCCGCTACCGCTACCAGGGCCGTTCCGAACACCTCTACGCCCACCTGCGCATCGCCCCGGTCGGCCCGCCCCGCACCGTCCCCGTCATGCAGGACGCGGGACCCGAACTCCCCACCTTCTTCGACCTGTTGCTCCATGCGATCGCGGCGGCCCCCGGCGCACCCGAGCGCACCCGGGCGGAGATCTGGACCGCGCTGTGGCGCATCGCCCATCTGACCCCGCCCGCCGTCACCGGCCCGGGCCCCCACCCCGCGGTCAGCACGGCGATCGCCCATATCGAGGCCCACCTCGCCGACCCGCTCGCCATTCCCGAGATCGCCCGCGCCGCCGGGGTCTCCCACAACCACCTCACCCGGCTCTTCCGCACCGAGACGGGCACCACGGTCGTGGCCTACATCCGCCGCCGCAGACTGGAGCGCGCCCACCACCTGCTGCGCGCCTCGACGCTCTCCATCCCGGCCGTGGCCGCCTCCGTCGGCATCCCCGATCTGCAGGCCTTCAACAAGGCGTGCCGTCGCGAACTCGGAGCCTCACCGCGCGTACTGCGCGGCGCTACTTCTTGA
- a CDS encoding phytanoyl-CoA dioxygenase family protein — MTNTLEHTTGGPLLSSVRMAHFVAHGSLRLDAVVPPEMNAEGMEVLRDGLPEVPYGSPVPDAYPEGSFARRLLELPLVAGALRSLVGPGPAVDHHAVHIRRPREGRAQPLHGDAIIDVRTDAFDVQLMYYPQDVTLDMGGTLSVPGSHLRRTNESDTGRYQNLRGQSRLVCPAGTVVFLHHGLWHGGRRNDSDTVRYMFKIRFNPTVRQRRLWDTSDLGDPRVAEELSTSFPWYEPATGRLEIYNRVLMWRALTGDDSFDLDHWVTRVSNRPQGDLA, encoded by the coding sequence ATGACCAACACGTTGGAGCACACGACCGGCGGCCCGCTGTTGAGTTCCGTGCGGATGGCGCACTTCGTGGCCCACGGCTCACTGCGGCTGGACGCCGTGGTGCCGCCCGAGATGAATGCCGAGGGGATGGAGGTGCTGCGCGATGGCCTGCCCGAGGTGCCCTACGGCAGCCCTGTGCCGGACGCCTACCCGGAGGGGTCCTTCGCCCGCCGACTCCTCGAACTCCCCTTGGTGGCGGGAGCGTTGCGCAGTCTCGTCGGACCCGGCCCCGCCGTCGACCATCACGCCGTCCACATCCGCCGCCCCCGCGAGGGACGGGCGCAACCGCTGCACGGAGACGCGATCATCGATGTGCGCACCGACGCCTTCGACGTCCAGTTGATGTACTACCCGCAGGACGTCACCCTCGACATGGGCGGCACCCTGAGCGTGCCGGGCAGTCATCTGCGGCGCACCAACGAGTCGGACACCGGGCGCTACCAGAACCTGCGCGGGCAGAGCCGACTGGTCTGCCCGGCCGGTACCGTGGTGTTTCTGCACCATGGGCTGTGGCACGGCGGCCGGCGCAACGACAGCGACACGGTCCGCTATATGTTCAAGATCCGCTTCAATCCGACGGTGCGGCAGCGGCGGCTGTGGGACACCTCGGACCTCGGGGACCCTCGCGTCGCCGAGGAACTGTCCACCAGCTTCCCTTGGTACGAGCCGGCCACCGGCCGCCTCGAGATCTACAACCGCGTCCTGATGTGGCGCGCGCTCACCGGGGACGACTCCTTCGACCTCGACCATTGGGTGACCCGGGTCTCCAACCGCCCCCAGGGAGACCTCGCATGA